One Oncorhynchus kisutch isolate 150728-3 linkage group LG13, Okis_V2, whole genome shotgun sequence DNA window includes the following coding sequences:
- the lg13h7orf78 gene encoding putative uncharacterized protein C7orf78 homolog, translated as MTSNSYLDPSTSVYLNKKTVFSASLNLATIRSEGFIRPHYSHQVDPWNLKPPDFSPKLYTSLSVPRRKKTKNTHHPLLTLASSETVLSVDRFTPNILIPEIDQNKKALPKFSTSYRPPGSLESKLMFVKTGKYPPVAYKNPKPRNFRQLADDMPNMVTAAERDPGQLNFKSQHLSIIRGTRSDTDIYSREPFGKMDTYKPTEPRWEARLTLPKLPWPPKSASYTRHRHRRGVYSAFMDRVEEKISSSWKTG; from the exons ATGACCTCTAACAGTTATTTGGATCCTTCGACATCCGTTTATTTGAATAAAAAGACAGTCTTTTCTGCTAGCCTGAACTTAGCCACCATAAGAAGCGAAGGTTTTATCCGTCCTCATTATTCACATCAGGTTGACCCATGGAACTTGAAGCCGCCTGATTTCTCTCCTAAACTCTACACATCTCTGAGTGTCCCTCGAAGGAAGAAGACAAAAAATACACATCATCCTTTACTGACACTTGCCTCCAGTGAGACAGTCTTAAGTGTGGACAGATTTACCCCAAACATTCTAATTCCTGAGATTGACCAGAATAAAAAAGCACTGCCAAAGTTCAGCACATCATACAGACCTCCTGGCTCTTTAGAATCCAAGCTGATGTTCGTTAAAACAGGGAAATACCCTCCTGTGGCCTACAAGAACCCTAAACCACGTAACTTTAGACAG cttgCTGATGACATGCCAAATATGGTTACTGCAGCTGAAAGGGATCCTGGTCAGTTGAACTTCAAATCTCAGCACCTGAGTATAA TTAGGGGGACCAGATCGGACACAGACATTTATTCAAGGGAACCTTTTGGGAAGATGGACACCTATAAGCCAACAGAGCCTAGATGGGAGGCCAGGCTCACACTCCCTAAATTGCCTTGGCCCCCAAAATCTGCCTCCTACACT agacacaggcacagacGCGGAGTGTACAGTGCTTTCATGgacagagtagaggagaagatCTCCAGCTCTTGGAAAACTGGCTGA
- the arl4aa gene encoding ADP-ribosylation factor-like protein 4A, translating to MGNRLSEPQTFLSRIPFFQSFHIAILGLDSAGKTTVLYRLQFNEFVNTVPTKGFNAEKVNVSLGGHRTVTFHFWDVGGQEKLRPLWKSYTRCTDGIVFVVDSVDAERMEEAKTELHKIAKTGDNQGVPLLVVANKQDLRHSLSLAEIEKALALKELGPGTPWHLQPTCAIIGDGLKDGMERLHDMILKRRKMLRQQKKKR from the coding sequence ATGGGGAATAGATTATCAGAACCACAGACCTTCCTCTCAAGAATCCCCTTCTTTCAGTCATTCCATATCGCCATTTTGGGACTGGACTCTGCAGGTAAAACAACTGTCCTGTACAGGTTGCAGTTCAATGAGTTTGTCAACACAGTGCCTACCAAAGGCTTCAATGCAGAAAAGGTCAATGTGTCTTTGGGCGGCCACAGGACGGTGACCTTCCATTTCTGGGACGTGGGTGGTCAAGAGAAGTTGCGTCCATTGTGGAAGTCATACACACGCTGTACCGATGGAATTGTATTCGTGGTGGACTCTGTAGATGCCGAACGCATGGAGGAGGCTAAAACGGAGCTCCATAAGATCGCCAAGACCGGAGACAACCAGGGAGTGCCACTGCTGGTGGTGGCTAACAAGCAAGACCTGAGGCACTCTCTGAGCCTGGCGGAGATTGAAAAGGCACTAGCGTTGAAGGAACTGGGCCCTGGCACGCCTTGGCACCTGCAGCCCACCTGTGCCATCATAGGAGACGGACTGAAAGATGGCATGGAGAGACTCCATGACATGATCCTTAAACGGAGAAAGATGCTCCGTCAACAGAAGAAAAAGAGATGA